A portion of the Paenibacillus sp. PvR098 genome contains these proteins:
- a CDS encoding methyl-accepting chemotaxis protein — MNLKQKLVRKIMNYTGMSQYVDQAFENSKSVEQKLKELSSITGQISEGTGHQAAALESASETIQELSKSIATVSRNATSLTSSADETASAIQEMVASIQQVAGNSDSTSKSVEKISASIGDMAESVKGVAGNAEGLTASAAATAAAINQMVASIEQVAESSESTTGSVEQISVSIEAMGKLIKGVAGNADSVNSSANETSDAIQEMVTSIQQVAGNSQSTAGSVEQVSVAIEQMGKSIRGVADNAQSLTESAQETSLAIQEMVASIHQVAGNSESTKGSVEEISISIEQMGKSLKGIAVNAESLTASTQETAVAIEEMVISIEQVAGNSQSTTRSVEEISVSIEQMGESIQGVLENAESMSTSAKETSDAIQEMVACIQQVAGNSNSTSSSVEQVSVSIEQMGISIKGVAHNAASLTASSKEMSDKIEEMAASVQQVEGDSQVTAISVEKISASIEQMDKSIKGVAGNAEQLQNSAWQTSASVQQMTASIEQVAQNVGNVNELTRKIQVAAQNGQNSITQSLSGMKDIEEVIRQASDAMTNLGKSSRQMDSIIELIYYMAEQTNLLALNVAVQVARAGENGKGFAVVAGEMQKLAQYSSNATKEITQLIKTIQSETCDAINVIAVGTDKVEQSKRLADDARVAIENIDTEVDIITREVRQITNANEQQSKASKEIVKCVVALTGQADMVTSATKEQAKGVTEIIKDVVNAREKVRQVTVAMVEQKKQIKHIVRAVENVTNQVEMVTKGTTKQAAGVEDIIKGVANAREQIRQITSATVEQAKQGRYIVKAAENVTKQAEMVTQATKSQAQDVKEVIKGVINTREQTRQITIATGEQAKHGERIVLAVESITNQAEMVTASTEEQVQAMNVIIKGVTNAREQVGQITAATVEQAKHGRDIINAVENVTIQADMVTLSTKAQVVGVDEIIQGVSNSREQVRQIALATAEQAKYGRYIVSAVHNVSNQIETVTKATKEQAAGVEKMIEGIANARERVRQIYVATVEQAEHGKDIVYAADNVSRRAKIIAKATKEQAHSVEEVVQGINNAREQVHQIKVATLEQSRHGQDIIKSVYNVTKQAAEVTEGAKAELQQMGRLDLTITEIEQVMLQNIDDAKRTIAETKELVQKSSMIQKLLLVLQS, encoded by the coding sequence ATGAATTTGAAACAAAAACTTGTTCGCAAAATTATGAATTATACCGGCATGTCCCAATATGTCGATCAGGCGTTCGAAAATTCTAAATCTGTGGAACAAAAGTTAAAGGAACTATCCAGTATTACGGGACAAATCTCGGAAGGAACGGGGCATCAGGCGGCTGCGCTCGAATCTGCCTCCGAGACCATACAAGAATTATCTAAGTCTATTGCGACTGTAAGCAGAAATGCAACGAGTTTAACCTCGTCAGCGGATGAAACGGCCTCTGCTATTCAAGAAATGGTCGCTTCGATTCAACAAGTAGCAGGAAACAGCGATAGTACCTCCAAATCCGTAGAGAAAATTTCCGCTTCCATTGGGGATATGGCTGAATCCGTTAAAGGTGTTGCCGGGAATGCGGAAGGTCTTACCGCTTCTGCAGCGGCAACCGCTGCAGCAATCAATCAAATGGTTGCTTCCATTGAACAAGTGGCGGAAAGCAGTGAAAGTACAACGGGGTCCGTTGAACAAATCTCCGTATCCATCGAAGCGATGGGGAAATTAATAAAAGGTGTTGCTGGAAATGCCGATAGCGTTAACTCATCTGCAAACGAGACTTCGGATGCTATACAAGAAATGGTGACGTCCATTCAGCAAGTGGCAGGCAACAGTCAAAGTACAGCGGGATCCGTAGAACAAGTTTCAGTTGCCATTGAACAAATGGGGAAGTCTATTAGAGGGGTTGCCGACAACGCACAAAGCTTAACTGAATCTGCGCAAGAGACATCTCTGGCTATTCAAGAAATGGTTGCTTCCATCCATCAAGTTGCCGGCAATAGTGAAAGCACTAAAGGATCGGTCGAGGAAATCTCTATATCCATTGAACAAATGGGCAAATCCCTCAAAGGAATAGCTGTAAATGCGGAAAGCTTGACTGCTTCTACGCAAGAAACTGCAGTGGCTATTGAAGAAATGGTAATATCCATTGAACAAGTAGCAGGAAATAGCCAAAGCACCACACGGTCGGTGGAAGAAATATCGGTATCTATCGAACAAATGGGGGAGTCAATCCAAGGTGTTCTCGAGAATGCCGAAAGCATGTCTACATCCGCTAAAGAAACCTCGGATGCGATTCAAGAGATGGTCGCTTGCATTCAACAAGTAGCTGGAAATAGCAATAGTACGTCGAGTTCCGTGGAACAAGTCTCTGTATCGATTGAACAAATGGGAATATCCATTAAAGGTGTTGCCCACAATGCCGCGAGCTTAACGGCATCGTCAAAAGAAATGTCCGACAAAATCGAAGAAATGGCTGCTTCGGTTCAACAAGTGGAAGGTGATAGTCAAGTTACGGCAATTTCCGTGGAAAAAATTTCTGCCTCCATTGAACAAATGGATAAATCTATTAAAGGCGTTGCAGGTAACGCAGAACAGCTTCAGAATTCCGCATGGCAAACCTCCGCTTCCGTGCAACAAATGACGGCATCTATCGAGCAGGTTGCACAGAATGTCGGCAATGTGAACGAGTTGACGAGAAAAATTCAAGTCGCTGCGCAAAACGGGCAAAATTCGATCACGCAATCCTTATCCGGCATGAAGGATATTGAGGAGGTGATCCGTCAGGCATCTGATGCCATGACGAATCTGGGTAAAAGTTCCAGACAAATGGATAGTATTATCGAACTGATTTACTATATGGCGGAACAGACTAATTTGCTCGCTTTAAACGTTGCGGTTCAAGTGGCCAGAGCCGGTGAAAATGGCAAAGGTTTTGCCGTGGTTGCTGGCGAGATGCAAAAGTTGGCCCAATATAGTTCGAACGCAACTAAGGAAATTACTCAGTTAATCAAGACAATTCAATCCGAAACCTGTGACGCTATTAACGTGATTGCAGTAGGTACGGACAAGGTGGAGCAAAGTAAGCGGCTAGCCGATGATGCTCGAGTTGCAATTGAAAACATAGATACAGAGGTAGACATCATTACTAGAGAAGTTAGGCAGATAACTAACGCTAACGAACAGCAGTCGAAAGCAAGCAAAGAAATCGTTAAATGCGTCGTTGCATTAACTGGACAGGCTGACATGGTGACGTCCGCTACCAAAGAACAAGCTAAAGGTGTGACAGAGATCATCAAAGACGTGGTCAACGCCCGGGAAAAAGTTCGTCAGGTTACTGTAGCGATGGTAGAACAGAAAAAACAAATCAAGCATATCGTAAGAGCGGTAGAAAATGTAACGAATCAGGTGGAGATGGTCACAAAGGGGACCACAAAGCAGGCTGCTGGAGTAGAAGATATCATCAAAGGAGTTGCCAATGCCCGCGAACAAATCCGTCAAATCACATCTGCAACCGTAGAGCAGGCCAAACAAGGCCGATACATTGTGAAAGCCGCAGAGAACGTAACTAAGCAAGCAGAAATGGTGACCCAAGCTACCAAATCACAAGCTCAGGACGTAAAAGAAGTCATTAAGGGCGTGATAAATACCCGCGAACAAACGCGGCAAATTACCATTGCTACCGGGGAGCAGGCGAAACACGGTGAGCGTATTGTCCTAGCTGTAGAAAGCATAACAAATCAGGCGGAAATGGTCACCGCGAGCACAGAAGAGCAAGTCCAGGCCATGAACGTGATCATTAAGGGTGTCACAAACGCCCGTGAACAGGTCGGCCAAATTACAGCGGCGACAGTTGAGCAGGCAAAACACGGTCGAGACATTATCAATGCGGTAGAGAATGTCACAATTCAGGCGGATATGGTAACTTTATCCACAAAAGCGCAGGTTGTCGGAGTTGATGAAATTATCCAAGGAGTTTCCAATTCCCGAGAACAAGTTCGTCAAATCGCATTGGCAACCGCTGAGCAAGCGAAGTATGGGCGATATATTGTCAGTGCGGTTCACAATGTGTCCAACCAAATAGAGACAGTCACAAAGGCTACAAAAGAACAAGCAGCAGGCGTAGAAAAGATGATTGAGGGAATAGCTAACGCCCGTGAGCGGGTTCGTCAAATTTATGTTGCTACCGTCGAACAAGCGGAGCATGGAAAAGACATCGTTTATGCGGCCGATAATGTATCCAGGCGGGCAAAAATAATCGCCAAGGCAACTAAAGAACAGGCGCATAGCGTTGAAGAGGTCGTTCAGGGAATTAATAATGCTCGCGAACAGGTCCATCAGATCAAGGTCGCGACATTAGAACAATCGAGACATGGACAAGATATTATTAAATCTGTATACAACGTAACCAAGCAAGCTGCCGAAGTGACGGAGGGAGCGAAGGCAGAGCTGCAACAAATGGGGCGATTAGATCTTACCATTACGGAGATCGAACAAGTGATGCTCCAGAATATAGATGACGCCAAACGGACAATTGCAGAAACTAAGGAGCTCGTTCAAAAATCATCAATGATTCAGAAGTTGCTTTTAGTACTGCAATCATGA
- a CDS encoding EAL domain-containing protein, whose translation MLTMEKELRKALIRNELILFYQPQVDLRSGRIVGTEALIRWKHPERGMVSAQDIIPLAEDTGLIVPLGEWILDAACTQNKAWQDMGYDPMVVSVNLSPSQFVKSNLIKLVKKVLEQTGLDPCYLQLEITESRKMDVDRDLAILEKLKEFGVYLGIDDFGKGYSSLVYLKEFPIDTLKIDQSFVHDCTVHIKDAEIVKMIISMAHSLGLNVIAEGVETKQHLDFLKQHLCNAAQGYLFSKPLPADELERMFCENTRHYGIRLDYPLF comes from the coding sequence ATGTTGACAATGGAAAAGGAGCTGCGCAAGGCGCTAATACGGAATGAGTTGATATTGTTTTATCAGCCGCAGGTGGATCTCCGTTCGGGAAGAATTGTAGGTACCGAGGCGTTAATCCGTTGGAAGCATCCGGAGAGGGGGATGGTATCAGCGCAGGATATTATCCCGTTAGCCGAAGATACAGGTCTTATTGTTCCTCTTGGGGAATGGATATTAGACGCTGCTTGTACTCAGAACAAGGCTTGGCAAGACATGGGTTATGATCCTATGGTCGTATCGGTCAACTTATCCCCCAGCCAATTCGTAAAAAGTAATTTAATCAAACTAGTAAAAAAGGTACTAGAGCAGACGGGTTTGGATCCCTGTTATCTTCAGCTCGAAATTACCGAAAGCCGCAAGATGGATGTTGATCGTGATCTTGCAATTTTGGAAAAGTTGAAAGAGTTTGGCGTTTATCTAGGTATAGATGATTTTGGTAAAGGATACAGCTCACTTGTCTATTTGAAAGAATTCCCTATTGATACATTAAAGATTGATCAGTCCTTTGTACATGACTGCACTGTTCATATAAAAGACGCCGAGATAGTAAAGATGATTATTTCCATGGCTCATAGCTTGGGTCTCAATGTCATAGCGGAAGGCGTGGAAACTAAGCAACACCTTGATTTTCTTAAACAGCATTTATGTAATGCGGCGCAAGGATATCTGTTCAGTAAGCCGCTTCCGGCGGATGAATTAGAGCGTATGTTCTGTGAAAATACAAGACATTATGGCATACGGCTGGATTACCCACTTTTCTGA
- a CDS encoding diguanylate cyclase, whose protein sequence is MNHEMLLRDHKIAILDTILDGFIAIDRDWRITYWNKEAELITGKTAKEILDAPIWDIFPQEVGSLSSTKLHEAMYEQMTVRYDTYLKLTNQWYSVHVHSSKQGLTVFLLDITGRKRAEQQLTTIAYNDILTSNQKQLKERLNDFLMNAKSNNDHVAVMILNLERFKIVDVPHICDPADDVMAAASRRLTSHFPMDTVYRYNGDNFAVLLPKLNVLQIQLLAERIITDFQMPFFHENSKIVFLPSIGISLYPMDGNQGENLLANAVHAMRRALDEGENNYQFYSEGMNINPC, encoded by the coding sequence ATGAACCATGAAATGCTTCTAAGAGATCACAAAATTGCAATCCTCGACACAATATTAGATGGTTTTATCGCAATAGACAGGGATTGGCGAATCACCTACTGGAACAAAGAAGCTGAACTAATCACTGGTAAAACTGCCAAAGAAATCTTAGATGCTCCAATATGGGATATTTTCCCGCAAGAAGTCGGGAGTTTAAGTTCTACAAAGTTACATGAAGCAATGTATGAACAGATGACCGTCCGCTATGATACCTATCTCAAGTTAACCAATCAATGGTATTCAGTGCATGTTCATTCATCAAAGCAAGGATTGACAGTGTTTCTTCTAGATATTACAGGCAGAAAAAGGGCAGAACAGCAACTAACTACTATCGCCTATAATGATATTTTAACATCAAATCAAAAACAATTGAAAGAGCGTCTGAATGATTTTCTTATGAATGCCAAAAGTAACAACGATCATGTTGCCGTAATGATTCTTAACTTAGAACGTTTTAAAATAGTGGACGTGCCGCATATTTGTGACCCGGCAGATGATGTTATGGCTGCAGCTTCGAGACGATTGACATCGCACTTTCCTATGGATACTGTATATCGGTACAATGGGGACAATTTTGCTGTTTTGCTGCCCAAGTTGAATGTTCTTCAAATACAGCTACTAGCTGAACGTATCATTACAGATTTTCAGATGCCTTTTTTTCATGAAAATTCGAAAATCGTGTTTTTGCCGAGTATCGGAATAAGTTTGTACCCAATGGATGGGAACCAAGGCGAAAACTTATTAGCAAATGCTGTACACGCGATGCGGCGAGCATTAGATGAGGGAGAGAATAACTATCAATTCTATAGCGAGGGAATGAATATCAATCCATGTTGA
- a CDS encoding STAS domain-containing protein, whose protein sequence is MFKYTIENIDSTTIVVFEGDMDIDVTELIEEELTPALLTSSEIEIDFSKVLFVDSSGIGLLITLVQNIQTQGNTVVIVNLSAEVMQIFALLQLPEILGPEVLADFRGSVDL, encoded by the coding sequence TTGTTTAAATATACGATTGAAAATATAGATTCTACAACCATTGTTGTATTTGAAGGGGATATGGATATCGACGTCACGGAGTTGATTGAAGAGGAACTAACCCCAGCGTTACTAACGAGCAGCGAAATTGAAATCGATTTTTCCAAAGTTCTCTTTGTGGATTCATCCGGCATTGGTTTGCTGATTACACTTGTTCAGAATATACAAACACAAGGTAATACTGTAGTAATCGTGAATCTAAGTGCGGAAGTGATGCAAATATTTGCTCTGCTACAACTGCCTGAAATATTAGGGCCCGAGGTATTGGCTGATTTCCGGGGTTCTGTTGATCTATAA
- a CDS encoding FapA family protein gives MIAKGKSVVSKGKTVKEAVVIALNLLEAALEDAEIEIIENESRGILGFGSKLAVVRVTVNKINEDLTSNTSFTGSELEKMLQSTMYIEEFAAASAVTDIDIKATEPDLSGMVWVSGGHIHCRDAPDKYPLVMPGEGMKLFINEKLIEKTVIVSEKDIMEVELQDREQLPQWEINVSANKMEAFLKVVSTGARIYRRLKDKEPSNYIQLEIEEKKIPVIIDAHRVMEQLSDLGIVYGVNYSEIVRACTNDEAGSYIIAQGEPPSPGKNGYFKPAIEVDIKRGLKERSDGTIDYREIQEFPSVERGQVLGIIYQPIPGTPGKTVTNDPVLPPEVFPLAVKEGHGVVLVEEGTKVVATDAGQPKIKVKGNLAEISVVPKLMITNDVNLNNGNVHYIGDVEVVGSVQDGMVVEAQGSVMIHQNVNMAKISAGDSVIIRNNIISSEVTAGNNNILLAEIHQILGKLITQMKQMVEAISQLSSVSAFKVSSFTQTGLGPLIKILCDGKFKSVPTLTMALKNNIKSGIEILDHKWVEFGENIYKGFMMPHASPFRSVQELVQMTKQAEALLLSIEEDPENTNCFIKASFVHNSKIYSSGDITVIGQGVYNSKLHAGGDIEVEGYVRGGEFFATHSVTIGEAGTKGGVPTKIVVPKEGTIKLNSVMEDVVIQVGSKIHKFSDQSSHIFARLSEDGDLLI, from the coding sequence TTGATAGCAAAGGGAAAAAGTGTTGTTTCAAAAGGGAAAACCGTAAAAGAGGCTGTCGTTATCGCTCTAAATCTATTGGAAGCTGCGCTGGAAGACGCAGAAATAGAGATTATTGAAAACGAATCGAGAGGGATTTTAGGTTTTGGTTCGAAGCTTGCTGTTGTGAGGGTAACGGTTAATAAGATAAATGAAGATCTTACTTCGAACACTTCCTTTACCGGATCTGAGCTGGAAAAAATGCTTCAATCCACCATGTACATCGAGGAATTTGCAGCTGCCAGTGCTGTCACCGATATAGATATTAAAGCAACAGAACCTGATTTGTCTGGGATGGTATGGGTGTCTGGCGGTCATATTCACTGCAGGGATGCGCCGGATAAATATCCTCTCGTGATGCCTGGAGAAGGAATGAAACTCTTTATAAACGAAAAATTGATTGAAAAGACGGTTATTGTAAGCGAAAAAGATATTATGGAAGTGGAACTTCAGGACAGAGAGCAGCTGCCCCAGTGGGAAATCAATGTCAGTGCAAATAAAATGGAAGCTTTCTTGAAGGTAGTGTCTACAGGCGCTCGCATTTATAGAAGATTGAAAGACAAGGAGCCAAGCAACTATATACAGTTGGAGATAGAGGAAAAGAAAATCCCAGTGATTATTGACGCCCATCGGGTCATGGAACAGCTTAGCGACCTGGGAATCGTATATGGAGTGAATTATTCCGAAATTGTCCGGGCTTGTACGAATGATGAAGCGGGTTCTTATATCATCGCGCAAGGTGAGCCTCCTTCACCGGGTAAAAACGGATATTTTAAACCGGCGATTGAAGTGGATATCAAAAGGGGATTGAAAGAGCGTTCGGATGGTACGATCGATTATCGGGAAATTCAAGAGTTCCCTTCGGTCGAGCGCGGACAAGTTTTGGGAATTATTTATCAACCTATTCCGGGAACGCCGGGTAAAACGGTCACGAATGACCCTGTGCTCCCTCCGGAAGTTTTCCCGCTCGCAGTTAAAGAGGGGCACGGTGTTGTTTTAGTAGAAGAAGGCACTAAAGTGGTTGCGACCGATGCGGGACAACCCAAGATCAAGGTTAAAGGAAACCTCGCTGAAATTTCAGTAGTTCCCAAATTGATGATTACAAACGATGTCAACCTAAATAACGGAAATGTGCACTACATAGGCGATGTCGAAGTCGTCGGGTCTGTCCAGGATGGAATGGTGGTGGAAGCACAAGGCAGTGTGATGATCCATCAAAATGTGAATATGGCGAAAATCAGTGCGGGAGACTCGGTGATTATTCGTAATAATATCATTTCAAGTGAAGTTACCGCGGGCAATAATAACATTTTACTCGCGGAGATTCACCAAATTCTTGGAAAACTGATCACGCAAATGAAACAAATGGTAGAAGCAATCAGTCAACTTTCCAGCGTGTCGGCATTTAAGGTATCATCTTTTACCCAGACCGGATTGGGACCCTTGATTAAAATCTTATGTGACGGGAAATTTAAATCTGTTCCAACCTTAACCATGGCCTTAAAAAACAACATCAAAAGCGGTATCGAAATCTTAGACCATAAATGGGTAGAGTTTGGTGAAAACATATATAAGGGATTTATGATGCCCCATGCTTCTCCCTTCAGGTCGGTACAAGAATTGGTTCAAATGACAAAACAAGCGGAGGCTCTATTGCTAAGTATCGAGGAAGATCCGGAAAATACAAATTGTTTTATCAAAGCCAGCTTTGTGCATAACAGCAAGATCTATTCCAGTGGTGATATTACAGTAATTGGACAAGGAGTTTATAATTCAAAATTGCACGCAGGCGGCGACATCGAGGTTGAAGGTTATGTCCGTGGCGGTGAATTTTTTGCAACCCATAGTGTCACGATTGGCGAGGCGGGAACAAAGGGTGGGGTACCAACAAAGATTGTGGTTCCGAAAGAGGGAACGATCAAGTTAAACTCGGTTATGGAAGATGTTGTAATCCAAGTCGGTTCAAAAATCCATAAATTTTCCGATCAATCTTCTCATATTTTTGCGCGGCTTAGTGAAGACGGAGATTTGCTAATTTAA
- a CDS encoding PP2C family protein-serine/threonine phosphatase: protein MIRENKFQSLGEIGSTEMNKTLQREIHLARNIQTKLLNGGKLELPSGEVSGISIPARMIGGDYFDFYPLSDGKIRIIIGDVMGKGIPAAMLMILTRGAFRSAAEVTRGPGETLTAMNKALYKDLRTLGSFVTVFCADWDPIEGIFMYANAGHSLPVIIRASVGAIDPPDLKGVMLGGLPGQNYKEEKLRLQKDDLVFFYTDGIVEASNNQGQMFKIERLVQLLIEHGYKKASDIEQIVIDSINVFTEGLPQKDDITMVTLKVTAR, encoded by the coding sequence ATGATTCGCGAAAATAAGTTTCAATCTCTTGGGGAAATTGGCTCGACTGAAATGAATAAAACGCTGCAACGGGAAATTCATCTTGCGCGCAACATTCAAACCAAGCTGTTAAATGGGGGGAAGCTTGAATTACCAAGTGGCGAAGTGTCAGGTATTTCGATTCCAGCACGTATGATCGGCGGAGATTACTTTGATTTTTACCCTCTTTCAGACGGGAAAATTCGAATCATTATCGGAGATGTAATGGGAAAAGGAATACCTGCGGCGATGCTTATGATTTTGACTCGCGGGGCCTTTCGCAGCGCGGCGGAAGTAACGAGAGGACCGGGAGAGACGCTCACCGCCATGAATAAGGCCTTATACAAGGACCTAAGGACGTTAGGGTCATTTGTAACCGTGTTTTGTGCGGATTGGGATCCAATCGAGGGTATATTTATGTATGCTAACGCAGGCCACAGCCTGCCGGTTATCATTCGAGCCAGTGTCGGTGCGATCGATCCACCGGACTTAAAAGGTGTTATGCTCGGCGGATTGCCGGGACAGAATTACAAGGAAGAGAAGTTGCGGCTTCAAAAGGATGATCTTGTGTTTTTTTACACCGATGGAATCGTGGAAGCCAGCAATAATCAAGGCCAAATGTTTAAAATAGAACGCCTTGTCCAATTATTGATCGAACATGGATATAAAAAGGCATCTGACATTGAACAAATCGTGATTGACAGTATAAATGTTTTTACTGAGGGGTTACCGCAGAAAGATGATATAACGATGGTGACACTTAAAGTTACGGCAAGATAA
- a CDS encoding STAS domain-containing protein, producing MSLETQYETKGSIFYIKIVGLMDYSTIDNFNVEIPEKITEIVVDFSALEFIDSTGIGAILSIIYKAVDRGIVVEFVSLNETVGELFDTVGVFRIIEALQKRGR from the coding sequence ATGTCGCTGGAAACGCAGTATGAAACTAAAGGATCGATCTTTTACATCAAGATTGTCGGTCTCATGGATTATTCAACTATCGATAATTTCAATGTAGAGATTCCGGAGAAAATAACGGAAATTGTCGTCGATTTTTCGGCTTTGGAATTTATTGATTCTACGGGTATCGGCGCGATTCTCTCAATCATCTATAAAGCGGTTGATCGAGGAATAGTCGTGGAGTTCGTAAGTCTTAATGAAACAGTCGGTGAGTTATTTGACACCGTTGGCGTTTTTCGAATCATAGAGGCCCTGCAAAAAAGAGGACGGTGA
- a CDS encoding site-specific DNA-methyltransferase: MLFVPEMSTDKNALIEGENIEIMQSLLKKGYEELFHLVYCDGPFNSGLLFSATQPEFGLEYIYPWSQHETIHNYFNLQLYLDHYRKRITLAKQLLREDGIFVLQTNMVCGHHLKVLLDEIFGRENFQCEVIWKHSDTPWENPWGFPVGYQHETVLFYSKSARFAERLHTATNWPSVWDDITGYQYGEEEETRYPSQKPEKLVERILDIATKEGDWVADFYCGSGTLPYVAEKKRRRWLACDNTPLSMKVTQERLRKIEGSFNSYYTVDEFEPRCFVRNEYVKRRRTAVSAREIQALQNQNDRIDVTAYHFLPDVDLVNETGQFTFYYQFPLISEEGISETQTVKVARPIPVKGNDGIRLVVPNEFEWILHHMVLVEKNSFSMLNVSRYDKDYKHIFHWDQALSKAREWLHRMKGKWIIASVEEDGVIKITDLFGYKYALPK; encoded by the coding sequence ATGCTGTTCGTCCCTGAAATGTCTACAGATAAAAACGCCTTAATAGAGGGCGAAAATATCGAAATCATGCAATCCCTGTTGAAAAAGGGATATGAGGAGCTTTTTCATTTAGTATACTGTGACGGCCCCTTTAACTCCGGCCTGCTATTTTCTGCAACCCAGCCTGAATTTGGACTTGAGTACATTTATCCGTGGTCACAACACGAAACTATTCATAACTATTTTAACCTGCAGCTTTACCTGGATCATTATCGAAAACGAATTACGCTGGCCAAACAGCTCTTGCGCGAAGACGGAATCTTCGTGCTTCAAACCAATATGGTTTGCGGGCATCATTTAAAAGTACTTTTGGATGAGATTTTTGGCAGAGAAAATTTCCAGTGTGAGGTCATCTGGAAACATAGCGATACCCCTTGGGAAAATCCATGGGGCTTTCCCGTCGGTTATCAACACGAGACCGTTTTGTTTTACAGCAAATCCGCCCGATTTGCGGAACGGTTGCACACTGCGACCAACTGGCCGTCCGTCTGGGACGATATCACAGGGTATCAATACGGTGAAGAAGAGGAAACCCGCTACCCTTCGCAAAAACCGGAGAAATTGGTCGAAAGAATTTTAGACATTGCGACCAAGGAAGGCGACTGGGTAGCGGATTTTTACTGTGGAAGCGGAACTTTGCCTTACGTAGCGGAAAAGAAACGGCGTAGATGGCTGGCATGCGATAACACACCGCTTTCGATGAAAGTGACGCAGGAAAGGCTGCGTAAAATTGAAGGTTCATTTAACTCGTATTACACGGTGGATGAGTTTGAGCCTCGTTGTTTCGTTCGTAACGAATATGTCAAACGGAGAAGGACGGCGGTTTCAGCCCGGGAGATCCAGGCGCTGCAGAATCAAAATGATCGTATAGACGTGACTGCCTATCATTTTCTTCCTGATGTAGATCTCGTTAACGAGACAGGGCAGTTCACTTTTTATTATCAGTTTCCTTTGATATCGGAGGAAGGAATTAGTGAAACCCAAACGGTTAAAGTTGCCCGTCCCATTCCGGTTAAAGGTAACGATGGAATTAGGCTTGTTGTCCCGAACGAATTCGAGTGGATTTTACACCACATGGTACTGGTGGAGAAGAATAGCTTTAGTATGTTAAATGTTTCACGTTATGACAAGGATTATAAACACATCTTCCACTGGGACCAAGCCTTAAGTAAAGCAAGGGAATGGCTTCACCGCATGAAAGGGAAGTGGATTATTGCTTCCGTTGAAGAGGACGGTGTGATTAAAATTACGGATTTATTCGGTTATAAGTATGCTTTACCCAAATAA